One Acidobacteriaceae bacterium genomic region harbors:
- a CDS encoding CPBP family intramembrane glutamic endopeptidase, whose amino-acid sequence MSYPLREPPPEESATTPASVFANDAGLRPWWRLLLYLAIVLTPWLLMKLAEHMAVATAQPQVIQQLSPVVEGIEEWMQFGYIFFATWIMSRIEDRDVFDYGLQPARGSVRRGLLGAVWGLLCMSLLILMLWSTHHLVFTGILQHGAGAALKGAAWAFTFIGVGLFEEFFFRGYLLYIVTLCFVDLLRRRFTRASSADTAAFWCAAVFISFAFGFVHSANPGESPIGLVCAGLAGLVFAFTLWRTGSLWWAIGFHAAWDWAQSFLFGVADSGGVSAGRLLSSRPQGSALMSGGSTGPEGSLFVLAIMLLITLIVVTTLRRSGTPVSGTSVLPWPHMEKDLAPEVH is encoded by the coding sequence ATGTCGTATCCACTCAGAGAGCCGCCGCCGGAAGAATCGGCAACCACGCCAGCATCTGTCTTCGCAAATGATGCTGGCCTGCGTCCGTGGTGGCGTCTTCTGCTCTATCTCGCGATTGTGCTGACTCCCTGGCTGCTGATGAAGCTGGCCGAACACATGGCGGTCGCAACCGCACAACCGCAGGTGATCCAGCAACTCTCTCCTGTGGTCGAGGGGATCGAGGAATGGATGCAGTTTGGGTATATCTTCTTCGCGACGTGGATCATGTCGCGGATCGAAGACCGCGATGTCTTTGACTACGGCCTGCAGCCTGCGCGCGGGAGCGTGCGGAGGGGGCTCTTGGGCGCAGTGTGGGGATTGCTGTGCATGTCGCTTCTCATCCTGATGCTGTGGAGCACGCACCACCTCGTGTTCACCGGGATCCTGCAACACGGAGCGGGCGCGGCACTCAAGGGCGCTGCATGGGCGTTTACGTTTATCGGTGTCGGGCTGTTCGAAGAATTCTTCTTTCGCGGGTACCTGTTGTACATCGTTACGTTGTGCTTCGTTGATCTGTTGCGCAGGCGCTTCACGCGAGCGAGCAGTGCAGACACCGCAGCCTTTTGGTGCGCGGCAGTTTTCATCTCGTTTGCGTTCGGGTTCGTGCACTCTGCGAATCCGGGTGAGTCGCCGATAGGTCTTGTATGCGCTGGACTCGCGGGGCTTGTCTTTGCGTTCACGTTGTGGCGCACGGGCTCGCTGTGGTGGGCGATTGGATTTCATGCGGCGTGGGACTGGGCGCAGTCGTTCCTGTTTGGAGTGGCGGACAGCGGTGGAGTAAGCGCGGGGCGGCTGCTGTCGTCGCGGCCGCAAGGCTCTGCACTGATGAGTGGAGGATCGACGGGACCTGAGGGCAGCCTGTTCGTTCTGGCGATTATGCTGCTGATCACGCTGATTGTTGTCACAACTCTTCGACGCTCTGGAACACCCGTATCTGGGACATCCGTTCTGCCGTGGCCCCACATGGAGAAGGACCTCGCGCCAGAGGTACACTGA
- a CDS encoding phosphoesterase, whose product MKCRVFYHDNCFDGACSASLFTRFHRECIGTADAFDYQGLLHRAGALYDESWFEKADENAIVDFKYSASPRVTWWFDHHLSAFMNSEDEEHFRRGQKNADGTPGPLANRQFFDPKYTSCTSWIAHIASTKFGMNVTPLKELIYWADIVDGAKYESAQSAVEMAAPAMKLTMVIESATDSALVQRIIPLLTSMPLQQVLDQPFVQDLLDPLLAKHRRDIELIRERSTCDRGVITFDITDQPTEGYNKFIPYYLHPEGTYNVGLSKSSFRTKVAVGTNPWTKKPVSELANLAEICERYGGGGHARVGAISFPVEKEDAARAAAKEIVEELRSRET is encoded by the coding sequence TTGAAATGCCGCGTCTTTTACCACGACAACTGCTTCGATGGCGCATGCTCGGCTTCGCTGTTCACGCGCTTCCACCGCGAGTGCATCGGCACTGCGGACGCATTCGACTACCAGGGGCTCCTGCACCGCGCCGGCGCCCTCTACGATGAAAGCTGGTTCGAGAAGGCAGACGAGAACGCAATCGTCGACTTCAAATATTCTGCGTCGCCACGAGTCACCTGGTGGTTCGATCATCACCTGTCTGCATTTATGAACTCCGAGGACGAGGAGCACTTCCGCCGCGGACAAAAGAATGCAGACGGAACGCCGGGACCGCTTGCAAACCGCCAGTTCTTCGATCCGAAGTACACCAGCTGCACAAGCTGGATCGCGCACATCGCGAGCACGAAGTTCGGCATGAATGTCACGCCTCTCAAGGAGCTCATCTACTGGGCGGACATCGTGGATGGCGCGAAATACGAGAGCGCCCAGTCTGCAGTCGAGATGGCCGCGCCGGCAATGAAGTTGACGATGGTCATCGAGAGCGCTACGGATTCCGCTCTCGTCCAGCGCATCATTCCGCTGCTCACGTCAATGCCGCTGCAGCAGGTTCTCGATCAGCCATTCGTTCAGGATCTGCTCGATCCGCTGCTCGCCAAACATCGAAGAGATATTGAACTGATTCGCGAACGCTCAACCTGCGACCGAGGCGTGATTACGTTCGACATCACCGATCAGCCGACCGAAGGCTACAACAAGTTCATTCCGTACTACCTGCATCCCGAGGGCACGTATAACGTTGGCCTTTCAAAGTCGAGCTTCCGCACCAAGGTCGCGGTTGGCACGAATCCATGGACGAAAAAGCCCGTCAGCGAGCTTGCGAATCTCGCGGAAATTTGCGAGCGCTATGGCGGCGGCGGCCATGCACGTGTGGGTGCCATCAGCTTCCCGGTCGAAAAGGAAGACGCCGCGCGCGCTGCTGCGAAGGAGATTGTCGAAGAATTGCGGAGCAGGGAAACGTAG
- the rseP gene encoding RIP metalloprotease RseP, producing MHLLSVLVEFGIVLGIMVLVHEFGHFAVAKLCGVRVETFSIGFGPRLFGWRRGDTDYRLSLLPLGGYVKMSGDVPGEQPTGDPGEFNAHSRWQRVLIALAGPIANFILSFVLLIFVGLFHHEVAQYLDGPAIVDYVSQGSQAATLGLAPGDVITQFAQDRDPTWERILIDCNLHINGTVPMVFSHNGQQTQTALHLAYSGSDGEFGLDDLQSLGINPAMQPSLGVLSVSAGDPAARAGMQAGDQVTQIDNLKLHSVNTLLAYLKDRNGQPSTVYVTRNGQPLTFHITPQKLDNGAGDVQYRLGFQNENPPVKVVKLPLGAAIVQSFKDNKDDSTLIIRVLKGMFTRQVSVRSLSGPIGIAQQIDIATKLGFWTLVQFMATISLNLGIFNLLPIPILDGGMILFLAIESIMRRDLNQEIKERVYQVAFVCLIVFAVFVIFNDITKLRHP from the coding sequence ATGCATCTTCTATCGGTCCTTGTTGAGTTCGGCATCGTGCTCGGCATCATGGTGCTCGTGCACGAGTTCGGGCACTTTGCCGTGGCCAAGCTCTGCGGCGTGCGCGTCGAAACCTTCTCCATCGGCTTCGGCCCACGACTCTTCGGCTGGCGGCGCGGCGACACGGACTATCGGCTCTCACTGCTCCCGCTGGGCGGATACGTCAAGATGTCCGGCGACGTCCCGGGCGAACAGCCCACTGGCGATCCCGGCGAGTTCAACGCACACTCCCGCTGGCAGCGCGTGCTCATCGCACTCGCAGGCCCCATCGCAAACTTCATACTCTCGTTCGTGCTGCTGATCTTCGTCGGTTTGTTCCATCATGAGGTGGCTCAGTACCTCGATGGTCCCGCGATCGTCGACTACGTCTCGCAAGGCTCTCAGGCCGCGACGCTCGGCCTCGCTCCGGGGGACGTGATTACGCAATTCGCGCAGGACCGCGACCCTACATGGGAACGCATTCTGATCGACTGCAATCTGCACATCAACGGCACTGTGCCGATGGTCTTTTCGCATAACGGCCAGCAGACACAAACGGCGCTGCATCTTGCCTACAGTGGCAGCGACGGCGAGTTCGGCCTGGACGATCTGCAGTCGCTGGGGATCAACCCCGCTATGCAGCCTTCTCTCGGAGTGCTCAGCGTGTCGGCCGGCGATCCGGCGGCTCGTGCAGGAATGCAGGCGGGCGACCAGGTCACGCAGATCGACAACCTGAAATTGCACTCGGTCAACACGCTGCTCGCATACCTGAAGGACCGCAACGGCCAGCCTTCGACCGTCTACGTGACGCGCAACGGGCAGCCGCTCACGTTCCACATCACGCCACAAAAGCTGGACAACGGCGCTGGCGATGTACAGTACCGCCTCGGTTTCCAGAACGAGAACCCGCCGGTCAAGGTAGTCAAGCTGCCGCTGGGCGCAGCGATCGTTCAATCGTTCAAGGACAACAAGGATGACTCGACGCTGATCATCCGTGTCCTGAAGGGCATGTTCACGCGGCAGGTGTCGGTACGGTCGCTCTCCGGGCCGATCGGCATTGCACAGCAGATTGACATCGCCACCAAGCTCGGCTTCTGGACGCTGGTCCAGTTCATGGCCACGATCTCGCTCAACCTAGGCATCTTCAACCTGCTGCCGATTCCGATCCTGGACGGCGGAATGATTCTGTTCCTCGCGATTGAGTCGATCATGCGCCGCGACCTGAACCAGGAGATCAAGGAGCGCGTGTACCAGGTCGCGTTTGTCTGCCTGATTGTGTTCGCGGTGTTCGTGATCTTCAACGACATCACGAAGCTACGACATCCATAA
- the dxr gene encoding 1-deoxy-D-xylulose-5-phosphate reductoisomerase, producing the protein MKKIAILGSTGSIGQSTLSICESYPDRFQPIALACGSNVDIAFEQCLRWHPQIVSISTEQLADQLRARLKSAGIATEVVHGTAGTVRVATLPDAEFVVSAIVGVAGLEATYAAVLAGKTVGLANKECLVAAGDLILAAARERGVALLPIDSEHNAIHQCLRGGEPNEVKQIWLTASGGPFRNTPLAEFEHITPEQALKHPTWVMGQRITIDSATMLNKGLEIIEACRLFNLPPAQVKVTVHPQSTIHSLVEYIDGSILAQISVTDMRLPILYALSWPERIASDLTFDMTALKQLDFQTPDLQRFPCLRLAYEAAGASQAHCIALNAADEIAVAAFLAGRLSFLGIPRTIESVLSLTRAASPASIPEVLELDQTARALAEQVIEQHHPHLIAH; encoded by the coding sequence GTGAAGAAGATTGCCATTCTCGGCTCGACCGGCTCCATCGGTCAGTCAACCCTCAGCATCTGCGAGTCCTACCCCGACCGATTCCAGCCCATCGCGCTCGCCTGCGGCTCGAATGTCGACATCGCCTTCGAGCAGTGCCTCCGCTGGCACCCGCAAATCGTCTCCATCAGCACCGAACAGCTCGCGGATCAACTCCGCGCACGTCTGAAGTCCGCCGGAATCGCCACAGAAGTCGTCCACGGCACGGCCGGAACCGTACGCGTCGCCACCCTGCCAGACGCTGAGTTCGTCGTCTCCGCCATCGTCGGCGTCGCTGGGCTCGAAGCCACTTACGCCGCAGTACTGGCCGGCAAGACCGTAGGCCTCGCGAACAAGGAGTGCCTCGTCGCCGCCGGCGACCTGATCCTCGCGGCGGCCCGCGAACGTGGCGTTGCTTTACTGCCGATCGACAGCGAGCACAACGCAATCCATCAGTGCCTCCGCGGCGGCGAACCCAACGAGGTCAAGCAGATATGGCTTACGGCCTCCGGCGGCCCGTTCCGCAACACGCCCCTCGCAGAGTTCGAGCACATCACGCCCGAGCAGGCGCTCAAGCACCCCACCTGGGTCATGGGCCAGCGCATCACCATCGACTCCGCGACGATGCTCAACAAGGGCCTCGAAATCATCGAGGCCTGCCGTCTCTTCAACCTGCCGCCCGCGCAGGTGAAGGTCACTGTGCACCCCCAGTCCACCATTCACTCGCTGGTTGAGTACATCGACGGCTCGATCCTCGCGCAGATTTCCGTGACTGACATGCGCCTGCCGATTCTGTACGCACTCTCGTGGCCCGAGCGCATCGCGAGCGACCTCACGTTCGACATGACAGCGTTGAAGCAGCTCGACTTTCAGACGCCGGATCTCCAGCGTTTCCCGTGTTTACGGCTTGCCTACGAGGCCGCCGGCGCATCGCAGGCGCACTGCATTGCGCTGAACGCAGCGGATGAAATTGCCGTCGCAGCCTTCCTGGCAGGACGGCTGTCATTCCTCGGCATTCCACGTACAATCGAGTCTGTGCTTTCGCTCACCCGAGCTGCCTCGCCGGCGTCCATCCCGGAGGTCCTCGAACTGGATCAAACTGCAAGAGCGCTCGCTGAGCAGGTGATTGAGCAGCATCACCCGCATCTCATCGCCCACTGA
- a CDS encoding phosphatidate cytidylyltransferase — translation MKRVLTAIVLIVLVGLLIFLGKLWMVTLFAALVAALAALEFRQLSAAGGNPIPLWWTLFAIALFFLATFERPQDTITAVVFSTLLLFAWNTFTTPLARVLQETAAGLLLLIYIAYPLTLIPLIWNRAEGDGLVLVIFLFLCVWSGDIAALYVGKRFGRSKLAPELSPNKTWEGAIASVVASVVFGMALILYGDWLSLHGSSFTRLHTDASWWQFVLLAVLLNCAAQFGDLLESALKRGAGVKDSGTMLPGHGGILDRIDALLLAAPVLWFVLAIREFYSLGSF, via the coding sequence ATGAAGCGAGTCCTTACCGCCATCGTCCTGATCGTCCTCGTGGGCCTGCTCATCTTCCTCGGCAAGCTCTGGATGGTCACCCTCTTCGCCGCCCTGGTCGCCGCCCTGGCCGCGCTTGAGTTCCGCCAGCTCTCTGCCGCCGGCGGCAACCCCATCCCCCTCTGGTGGACCCTCTTCGCCATCGCCCTGTTTTTCCTCGCGACGTTCGAGCGCCCGCAGGACACCATCACTGCAGTCGTCTTCTCCACGCTGCTCCTGTTCGCGTGGAACACCTTCACCACGCCGCTCGCCCGCGTCCTCCAGGAAACCGCCGCTGGCCTGCTGCTCCTTATATACATCGCCTATCCGCTCACGCTGATCCCCCTGATCTGGAATCGCGCCGAGGGTGACGGCCTGGTCCTCGTCATCTTCCTCTTCCTCTGCGTCTGGTCCGGCGACATTGCCGCGCTCTACGTCGGCAAGCGCTTCGGCCGCAGCAAGCTCGCCCCCGAGCTCTCGCCCAACAAGACCTGGGAAGGAGCCATCGCCTCCGTCGTCGCCTCCGTCGTCTTCGGCATGGCCCTGATCCTTTACGGCGACTGGCTCAGCCTTCATGGCTCCAGCTTCACCCGCCTCCACACCGACGCTTCCTGGTGGCAGTTCGTGCTCCTCGCCGTCCTGCTCAACTGTGCCGCCCAGTTCGGCGACCTGCTCGAGTCCGCCCTCAAGCGCGGCGCCGGAGTCAAGGACTCCGGCACGATGCTCCCCGGCCACGGCGGCATCCTCGACCGCATCGACGCCCTCCTCCTGGCCGCCCCCGTACTCTGGTTCGTCCTCGCCATCCGCGAGTTCTACTCGCTGGGCAGCTTTTAG
- a CDS encoding pyridoxamine 5'-phosphate oxidase family protein — protein sequence MGESNETDSKYQELSGEAGRKKIAELVKGIRIAMMTTRAEDGSMDARPMAVQDKPFDGTLWFLTRGSSEKVSELEQDRHITLTFSEPSDSKYITLKGRGTATRDRGKIHELWNPMYKAWFPQGEDDPEITVLRVDVSEGFFWEASSSKILMYAKYLAAAVTGGAVAVGTAGHVTA from the coding sequence ATGGGCGAGAGCAACGAGACCGACTCGAAGTATCAGGAGCTGAGCGGGGAAGCGGGACGGAAGAAAATTGCAGAGCTGGTGAAGGGGATTCGTATCGCGATGATGACGACGCGGGCAGAGGACGGCTCGATGGATGCGCGGCCGATGGCGGTGCAGGATAAGCCGTTCGATGGAACGCTGTGGTTTCTTACGCGCGGGAGCTCAGAGAAGGTGAGCGAGCTGGAGCAGGACCGGCATATCACGCTGACGTTCAGTGAGCCGTCGGATTCGAAGTACATCACGCTGAAGGGGCGTGGAACAGCGACGCGGGATCGCGGCAAGATTCACGAGTTGTGGAATCCGATGTACAAGGCGTGGTTTCCGCAGGGTGAGGATGACCCCGAGATTACGGTGCTGCGCGTGGATGTGAGCGAGGGGTTCTTCTGGGAGGCCAGCAGCAGCAAGATTCTGATGTATGCGAAGTATCTGGCGGCGGCGGTGACCGGCGGGGCGGTGGCGGTGGGGACCGCGGGGCATGTGACTGCGTAG
- a CDS encoding isoprenyl transferase produces the protein MPSSSSSRAYQRSNRAHELSPEERAVYDTLDLTRLPQHVAIIMDGNGRWAGKRALKRFLGHQQGAESVQYVVETASRIDVPWITLYAFSLENNLRRPKSEVSFLMKLLRNYLVSNVERMNANNIRMAYIGRTHELPSEVQDTMHWAEEQTAKNTGTTLTLALNYGSRSEIVDAVRRILTDLTTEAHTRGCSVEDILGAGALDSLDEPAISNALYTAGMPDPDLLIRTSGEQRISNFLLWQIAYAEIFITDRLWPDFRGIHLIEAIADYQRRDRRFGGLSENSDEKIETLQPVSELESEIATELHPSDVLTRR, from the coding sequence GTGCCTTCCTCCTCTTCCAGCCGCGCCTATCAGCGTTCCAACCGCGCCCACGAGCTCTCCCCCGAAGAGCGCGCCGTCTACGACACGCTCGACCTCACGCGCCTCCCGCAGCACGTCGCCATCATCATGGACGGCAACGGCCGCTGGGCCGGCAAGCGCGCCCTCAAACGCTTCCTCGGCCACCAGCAGGGCGCCGAGTCCGTGCAGTACGTCGTCGAAACCGCCTCGCGCATCGACGTCCCCTGGATCACCCTCTACGCCTTCTCACTCGAAAACAACCTGCGCCGCCCCAAGTCCGAGGTCAGCTTCCTCATGAAGCTCCTCCGCAACTACCTCGTCTCCAACGTCGAGCGCATGAACGCCAACAACATCCGCATGGCCTACATCGGCCGCACCCACGAGCTCCCGTCTGAAGTCCAGGACACCATGCACTGGGCCGAGGAGCAGACCGCAAAAAACACCGGCACCACCCTCACCCTCGCGCTCAATTACGGCTCGCGTTCCGAGATCGTCGACGCCGTCCGCCGCATCCTCACCGACCTCACCACCGAGGCCCACACCCGCGGCTGCTCCGTCGAAGACATCCTCGGTGCCGGCGCGCTCGATTCGCTAGACGAGCCCGCCATCTCCAACGCGCTCTACACCGCCGGCATGCCCGACCCCGACCTCCTCATCCGCACCTCCGGCGAGCAGCGCATCTCCAACTTCCTCCTCTGGCAGATCGCCTACGCCGAGATCTTCATCACCGACCGCCTCTGGCCCGACTTCCGCGGCATCCACCTCATCGAGGCCATCGCCGACTACCAGCGTCGCGACCGCCGCTTCGGCGGCCTCAGCGAAAACTCCGACGAAAAAATCGAGACCCTCCAGCCCGTTTCCGAGCTCGAATCCGAAATCGCCACCGAACTCCACCCATCCGACGTCCTCACCCGCCGCTAA
- a CDS encoding helix-turn-helix transcriptional regulator: protein MAPAVPTPQTQPVVSAEREVLRCDHCKLVQFRTANDICRKCKKSLLPELPKVQPIALVAEPEAPEAEGIQVASAVRDLRHVRNLSQRQLATRMNVPRTYISKIENGKAMPTLSSLDRLARALQVDISALLRDAPTRHKDETAVLMTDPFLAEIAKYTAHLTSTQKSIFLNHVREIAQGRSRKLA, encoded by the coding sequence ATGGCTCCCGCCGTACCAACGCCCCAGACCCAACCAGTGGTCAGCGCTGAACGCGAGGTCCTTCGCTGCGATCACTGCAAGCTTGTGCAGTTCCGCACTGCCAACGACATCTGCCGCAAGTGCAAAAAGTCTCTGCTCCCTGAGCTTCCCAAAGTTCAGCCCATTGCTCTCGTCGCGGAGCCCGAAGCTCCTGAAGCCGAAGGCATCCAGGTCGCCTCTGCCGTACGCGATCTCCGCCATGTCCGCAATCTCTCGCAGCGGCAGCTCGCCACGCGCATGAACGTCCCGCGCACGTACATCTCCAAGATCGAGAACGGCAAAGCCATGCCGACCCTCTCGTCCCTTGACCGCCTCGCCCGCGCCCTTCAGGTCGACATCTCCGCCCTGCTCCGCGACGCGCCCACGCGCCACAAGGACGAGACCGCCGTGCTCATGACCGATCCCTTCCTCGCCGAGATCGCAAAGTACACCGCGCATCTCACTTCGACGCAGAAGTCGATCTTCCTCAACCATGTCCGCGAGATCGCCCAGGGGCGCTCTCGCAAGCTGGCCTAA
- a CDS encoding HD domain-containing protein: MAELSAAKAEELLREWTKSESLVKHCLAVAACTESYGVREAAAMDLSDEAAEKFAEKYRCAGLLHDFDYERHPTPAEHPFVGVNYLRENGWPEEILHAILAHADYSGVKPETHLDRSLYACDELAGFLTACALVKPSKKIAEVEVAGVKKKMKDKAFARAVKREDITHGAELLGIPLEEHVGNCLAAMQARAEELGL, from the coding sequence ATGGCTGAACTAAGTGCGGCGAAGGCGGAAGAGTTGTTGAGGGAGTGGACGAAGAGTGAGTCGCTGGTGAAGCACTGCCTGGCGGTGGCGGCGTGCACGGAGAGCTATGGTGTGCGTGAGGCGGCAGCGATGGATTTGAGTGACGAGGCTGCGGAGAAGTTTGCGGAGAAATACAGGTGCGCGGGGCTGCTGCATGATTTCGACTATGAGCGGCATCCGACACCGGCGGAGCATCCGTTTGTGGGGGTTAATTACTTGCGAGAGAACGGGTGGCCGGAGGAGATTCTGCACGCGATTTTGGCGCACGCGGATTATTCGGGTGTGAAGCCGGAGACGCACCTGGACCGCTCGCTGTATGCGTGCGATGAGCTGGCGGGATTTTTGACGGCGTGTGCGCTGGTGAAGCCGTCGAAGAAGATTGCGGAGGTCGAGGTTGCGGGCGTGAAGAAGAAGATGAAGGACAAGGCGTTCGCGCGGGCGGTGAAGCGCGAGGATATTACGCACGGCGCAGAGCTGCTGGGGATTCCGCTGGAAGAGCATGTCGGGAATTGTTTGGCGGCGATGCAGGCTCGGGCGGAGGAGTTGGGGCTGTGA